In Streptomyces violaceusniger Tu 4113, one DNA window encodes the following:
- a CDS encoding LysR family transcriptional regulator, protein MPLKDRWQYPTALLDTTMDQLRTLLAVHEAGTALGAARLLGREQSSVQKQLDTLNRNFGALCGEPLVVKRGRSQNVLFTATGESLAGLARGTLEEWLEGLHDSRRRLGSRLCVGSTRYTLGFLLNAVELVTGEFDRRGVELKVEHVRTRDLLERLEAKQLDLVCGSVLTTAGHDSRLDGFEVMEWRRSGLSLVTNLDAEELPGPSVPVSELPRLPLAVSADGLIPGFLRGWFGARYRQELHIAAEIDTVQYGLELLSSGVLRGCVLVTEGIGDAVAGGRIRAGAGLRTLELTDGAGPELEVLIGVFVRAGERAAQDAGHPLNVLWDALAGENARWRGVMRRKRPGR, encoded by the coding sequence ATGCCCTTAAAGGATCGATGGCAGTACCCGACGGCGCTGCTGGACACCACGATGGACCAGCTCAGAACGTTGCTCGCGGTCCATGAGGCGGGCACCGCACTGGGCGCCGCCCGGCTGCTGGGGCGGGAGCAGTCCAGTGTGCAGAAACAACTGGACACCCTGAACCGGAACTTCGGCGCCCTGTGCGGAGAGCCGCTGGTGGTCAAACGGGGACGCAGTCAGAATGTGCTCTTCACCGCCACCGGGGAGTCCCTCGCCGGACTCGCACGCGGCACCCTGGAGGAGTGGCTGGAGGGGCTGCACGACAGCCGCCGCCGACTCGGCAGCCGGCTCTGTGTCGGCTCCACCCGTTACACCCTCGGCTTTCTGCTGAATGCCGTGGAGTTGGTCACCGGGGAATTCGACCGGCGGGGTGTCGAGCTCAAGGTCGAGCATGTGCGCACCCGGGATCTGCTGGAGCGGCTCGAGGCCAAACAACTCGACCTGGTATGCGGCAGCGTCCTCACCACGGCGGGCCACGACAGCCGGCTCGACGGCTTCGAGGTGATGGAGTGGCGGCGCAGCGGGCTGTCCCTGGTCACCAACCTCGACGCCGAGGAGCTGCCCGGGCCCTCGGTCCCGGTGAGCGAGCTGCCCCGGCTGCCGCTCGCCGTCTCGGCCGACGGGCTCATACCCGGCTTTCTGCGTGGCTGGTTCGGCGCCCGCTACCGCCAGGAGCTGCATATCGCGGCCGAGATCGACACCGTGCAGTACGGGCTGGAGCTGCTCTCCTCGGGGGTGCTGCGCGGCTGTGTGCTCGTCACCGAGGGCATCGGCGACGCGGTGGCCGGCGGACGGATCCGCGCCGGTGCCGGGCTGCGCACCCTGGAGCTGACCGACGGTGCGGGACCGGAGCTGGAAGTGCTGATCGGAGTGTTCGTACGGGCCGGGGAGCGCGCAGCGCAGGACGCCGGCCATCCGCTCAATGTGCTGTGGGACGCGCTCGCCGGGGAGAACGCCCGCTGGCGCGGGGTGATGCGCAGGAAGCGCCCCGGCCGGTAA
- a CDS encoding penicillin acylase family protein, with translation MRRRTPRPTRTRKFTHTVLAAAAALGLGIALAAPAPQPARAEPAAAATDYCRGQCSDILPPGATGNATLADILANRVLGTHPEHSADQLGPYGDLASGYPTLTDDKLTNFFNDSSFGVPADQVASVTKPRADVTITRDKKTGVPHIQGTTREGTEYGAGYAAAQDRLWLMDLFRHVGRGELTSFAGGAPANQGLEQDFFRQAPYTEADYQAQVDYILAHGGERGRQALADAQAYIDGINAYAKKAKDGRYFPGEYVLTGHIDAITNAGEIQPFKLTDLIALASVVGALFGSGGGGEVEGALSLLAAQQKYGLTEGAKVWESFRERNDPEAALTVRDGSFPYAGKPATPKGGALPDAGSVTPEQLVYDREGGATKSGATARTKVKAPKAALEPLRGIYDDGVLPRDLFSRKKGMSNALVVSGKYTASGHPVAVFGPQTGYFAPQLLMLQEIQGPGISARGASFAGVGMYIQLGRGQDYAWSATTSGQDITDTYAVELCSPDGSTPSKDSTYYRYHGDCVPMDKLERRNAWKPTLADSTAAGSYRMQVYRTKYGLVTHRATVDGKPVAYTMLRSTYRHEADSIVGFQMLNDPDYVKDAKSFQSAAQNINYTFNWFYADSRQTGYYNSGLNPVRAADVDPSLPVKGEAAYEWRDFDPKDNTAAATPPAEHPQSIDQDYYISWNNKLAKDYSVAGFGNGSVHRGNLLDDRVRALVRKGGVTRSALTRAMAEAALTDLRGEDVLPELLKVLRSKPIDDPQLATAAQQLDSWQSAGSQRHETSAGSHTYGHADAVRIMDAWWPLLVEAEFKSGLGDGLYDALRANLAVDEAPSAGHGPTGSHAGSSFQYGWWSYADKDLRTVLGEDVKGPLARPYCGGGRLSACRDALLTSLKTAVGKTAAQVYPGDDNCSAGDQWCADAIIHRVVGGLTHDKMSWQNRPTFQQVVEFPAHR, from the coding sequence ATGCGACGACGAACCCCCAGGCCCACCAGGACCCGCAAGTTCACCCATACCGTGCTCGCCGCGGCCGCCGCGCTGGGCCTCGGCATCGCCCTCGCGGCCCCGGCGCCCCAGCCGGCCAGGGCCGAGCCGGCCGCGGCGGCCACCGACTACTGCCGGGGCCAGTGCTCCGACATCCTCCCGCCGGGCGCGACCGGCAACGCCACCCTCGCCGACATCCTCGCCAACCGGGTGCTGGGCACCCACCCCGAGCACAGCGCCGACCAGCTCGGCCCGTACGGCGACCTGGCGAGCGGCTACCCCACCCTCACCGACGACAAGCTGACGAACTTCTTCAACGACTCCTCCTTCGGAGTCCCCGCCGACCAGGTGGCCTCCGTGACCAAGCCGCGCGCCGACGTCACGATCACCCGCGACAAGAAGACCGGTGTCCCGCACATCCAGGGCACCACCCGCGAGGGCACCGAGTACGGCGCCGGATACGCCGCCGCCCAGGACCGGCTGTGGCTGATGGACCTCTTCCGCCACGTGGGCCGCGGCGAGCTGACCTCCTTCGCCGGCGGCGCCCCCGCCAACCAGGGCCTGGAACAGGACTTCTTCCGCCAGGCGCCGTACACCGAGGCCGACTACCAGGCGCAGGTGGACTACATCCTCGCCCACGGCGGCGAGCGCGGCCGCCAGGCGCTGGCCGACGCCCAGGCGTACATCGACGGCATCAACGCCTACGCCAAGAAGGCCAAGGACGGCCGCTACTTCCCCGGTGAGTACGTGCTCACCGGCCATATCGACGCGATCACCAACGCCGGTGAGATCCAGCCGTTCAAGCTCACCGACCTGATCGCCCTCGCCTCCGTGGTCGGCGCACTCTTCGGCAGCGGCGGGGGCGGCGAGGTGGAGGGCGCGCTCTCGCTGCTCGCCGCCCAGCAGAAGTACGGCCTGACCGAGGGCGCGAAGGTGTGGGAGTCCTTCCGCGAGCGCAACGACCCGGAGGCGGCGCTGACCGTACGCGACGGCAGCTTCCCGTACGCCGGAAAGCCCGCCACGCCCAAGGGCGGCGCGCTGCCCGACGCCGGGTCGGTCACCCCCGAACAGCTCGTCTACGACCGCGAGGGCGGCGCCACCAAGTCCGGTGCCACGGCCCGCACCAAGGTCAAGGCCCCGAAGGCAGCGCTGGAGCCACTGCGCGGCATCTACGACGACGGGGTGCTGCCCCGCGATCTGTTCAGCCGCAAGAAGGGCATGTCCAACGCGCTCGTGGTCTCCGGCAAGTACACCGCGAGCGGCCACCCGGTGGCCGTCTTCGGCCCGCAGACCGGCTACTTCGCCCCGCAGCTCCTGATGCTCCAGGAGATCCAGGGCCCGGGGATCAGCGCCCGCGGCGCCTCCTTCGCGGGGGTCGGGATGTACATCCAGCTCGGCCGGGGCCAGGACTACGCCTGGAGCGCCACCACCTCCGGCCAGGACATCACCGACACCTACGCGGTCGAGCTGTGCTCCCCGGACGGCTCCACCCCGTCCAAGGACTCCACGTACTACCGCTACCACGGCGACTGCGTGCCGATGGACAAGCTGGAGCGGCGCAACGCCTGGAAGCCCACCCTCGCCGACTCCACCGCCGCGGGCTCGTACCGCATGCAGGTCTACCGCACCAAGTACGGGCTGGTGACCCACCGCGCGACCGTCGACGGCAAACCGGTGGCCTACACCATGCTGCGCTCCACCTACCGTCACGAGGCCGACTCCATCGTCGGCTTCCAGATGCTCAACGACCCGGACTATGTGAAGGACGCCAAGTCCTTCCAGAGCGCGGCGCAGAACATCAACTACACCTTCAACTGGTTCTACGCCGACTCCCGGCAGACCGGCTACTACAACAGCGGGCTCAACCCGGTGCGCGCCGCGGACGTCGACCCCTCGCTGCCGGTGAAGGGTGAAGCCGCCTATGAGTGGCGGGACTTCGATCCCAAGGACAACACCGCCGCCGCCACACCGCCCGCCGAACACCCCCAGTCCATCGACCAGGACTACTACATCAGCTGGAACAACAAGCTGGCCAAGGACTACAGCGTGGCCGGTTTCGGCAACGGCTCGGTGCACCGCGGCAACCTCCTCGACGACCGGGTGCGCGCCCTGGTCCGCAAGGGCGGTGTCACCCGCTCCGCGCTCACCCGCGCCATGGCCGAGGCCGCCCTCACCGATCTGCGCGGCGAGGACGTGCTGCCGGAGCTGCTGAAGGTGCTGCGCTCCAAGCCCATCGACGACCCCCAGTTGGCCACGGCCGCACAGCAGTTGGACTCCTGGCAGTCGGCGGGCTCACAGCGCCATGAGACCAGCGCCGGCTCGCACACCTACGGGCACGCCGACGCGGTACGGATCATGGACGCCTGGTGGCCGCTGCTGGTCGAGGCCGAATTCAAATCCGGACTGGGCGACGGCCTCTACGACGCCCTGCGGGCCAATCTCGCGGTCGACGAAGCGCCCTCGGCCGGACACGGCCCCACCGGCTCGCACGCCGGGTCCTCGTTCCAGTACGGCTGGTGGTCCTATGCCGACAAGGATCTGCGCACGGTCCTCGGCGAGGACGTCAAGGGGCCGCTGGCCCGCCCGTACTGCGGCGGCGGCCGGCTCAGCGCCTGCCGTGACGCCCTGCTGACCAGCCTGAAGACGGCCGTGGGCAAGACCGCCGCCCAGGTCTACCCGGGGGACGACAACTGCTCCGCGGGCGACCAGTGGTGCGCCGACGCCATCATCCACCGGGTGGTCGGCGGGCTGACCCACGACAAGATGAGCTGGCAGAACCGGCCGACCTTCCAGCAGGTGGTGGAGTTCCCGGCCCACCGCTGA
- a CDS encoding MaoC family dehydratase: MAEPRIFTSPDDLRSAVGEELGPSDWLEIDQKRIDLFADATGDHQWIHVDPEKAAAGPFGTTIAHGYLTLSLLPSFTPQLLRVEGVRMGINYGVNKVRFPSPVPVGSRLRATGRIVEVTEVKDGLQMTLAVTLEREGGTKPACVAECVVRYYA, from the coding sequence ATGGCAGAGCCCAGGATCTTCACCTCGCCCGATGACCTGCGATCCGCGGTCGGCGAGGAACTCGGCCCCAGTGACTGGCTGGAGATCGACCAGAAGCGCATCGATCTGTTCGCCGACGCGACCGGCGACCACCAGTGGATCCATGTGGACCCGGAGAAGGCCGCCGCCGGTCCGTTCGGCACCACGATCGCGCACGGCTATCTGACGCTGTCCCTGCTGCCGTCGTTCACCCCGCAGCTCCTGCGGGTCGAGGGCGTGCGGATGGGCATCAACTACGGCGTGAACAAGGTCCGTTTCCCCTCCCCCGTCCCGGTCGGCTCCCGGCTGCGCGCCACCGGCCGGATCGTGGAGGTGACCGAGGTCAAGGACGGGCTGCAGATGACGCTCGCGGTCACCCTCGAGCGGGAGGGCGGGACCAAGCCGGCGTGCGTGGCGGAGTGCGTCGTCCGCTACTACGCCTGA
- a CDS encoding TetR/AcrR family transcriptional regulator, translating into MDAEPKNSGGEIEPWGDITPDAARRLVSAAVHAFAERGYHATTTRDIASRAGMSPAALYIHYKTKEELLYQISKVGHERALEIVERARDSAGTPAERLARAVRAFVRWHAEHHMTARVVQYELGALAEEHHAEVIAVRKATDGAVRSIIEDGVKAGAFDVPDVRGATVAVLSLCIDVARWFNARGRSTPDEVGDLYAGLVLRMVGADGGQDRRS; encoded by the coding sequence ATGGACGCGGAGCCGAAGAACAGCGGGGGCGAGATCGAGCCCTGGGGCGACATCACCCCCGACGCCGCCCGGCGGCTGGTGAGCGCCGCCGTGCACGCCTTCGCGGAGCGCGGCTACCACGCCACCACCACCCGGGACATCGCGAGCCGCGCCGGAATGAGCCCGGCCGCCCTCTACATCCACTACAAGACCAAGGAAGAGCTGCTCTACCAGATCAGCAAGGTCGGCCATGAGCGGGCACTGGAGATTGTGGAGCGGGCGCGGGACAGCGCGGGCACGCCCGCCGAGCGGCTGGCCCGCGCGGTCCGCGCCTTCGTCCGCTGGCACGCCGAGCACCATATGACCGCGCGGGTGGTGCAGTACGAGCTCGGCGCGCTGGCCGAGGAGCACCACGCCGAGGTCATCGCCGTCCGCAAGGCCACGGACGGGGCGGTGCGTTCGATCATCGAGGACGGGGTGAAGGCGGGTGCCTTCGACGTCCCGGACGTCCGCGGCGCCACGGTCGCGGTGCTGTCCCTGTGCATCGACGTCGCCCGCTGGTTCAACGCCCGCGGGCGCAGCACCCCCGACGAGGTCGGCGACCTCTACGCGGGTCTGGTGCTGCGCATGGTGGGGGCCGACGGCGGTCAGGACCGGCGGTCGTGA
- a CDS encoding aminotransferase class IV produces MTELDGQPAGIRELTALAMTNYGHFTTMRVEDGRVRGLSLHLDRLVRDSGVLFGTAPDRDRIRELARRAVADTTGPLTVRVTVYDPDLGLERPGAEAEPRILVTTRPAAAPSLPPLSVRTAPHRRDLPEVKHVGLFGLLRLRRLAQLDGYDDVLLTDERGAVSEGATWNVGFFDGRRLLWPQAVCLPGVTRELLRRGHAGPQHTEPIDRDRFGELETAFALNAGVGVRAIRSIDGVEFDPGHPVLDVLRAEYAATDAEPL; encoded by the coding sequence ATGACTGAGCTGGACGGGCAACCGGCGGGAATCCGCGAGCTGACGGCGCTGGCCATGACCAACTACGGCCACTTCACCACCATGCGGGTGGAGGACGGGCGGGTACGGGGGCTGTCCCTCCATCTGGACCGGCTGGTACGGGACAGCGGGGTGCTCTTCGGCACCGCACCGGACCGGGACCGGATCCGCGAACTGGCGCGGCGGGCCGTCGCGGACACCACCGGGCCGCTCACGGTCCGGGTGACCGTGTACGACCCCGACCTCGGGCTGGAGAGGCCCGGGGCCGAGGCCGAGCCGCGGATCCTGGTCACCACCCGGCCGGCCGCCGCCCCCTCGCTGCCGCCGCTGAGCGTGCGCACCGCACCGCACCGCCGCGACCTGCCGGAAGTCAAACACGTCGGGCTGTTCGGGCTGTTGCGGCTGCGCCGCCTCGCCCAGCTCGACGGCTATGACGATGTGCTGCTGACGGACGAGCGGGGCGCGGTGTCCGAGGGCGCGACCTGGAACGTGGGGTTCTTCGACGGCCGTCGCCTGCTGTGGCCGCAGGCCGTATGCCTGCCCGGCGTCACCCGGGAACTGCTCCGCCGCGGCCACGCCGGACCGCAGCACACCGAGCCGATCGACCGTGACCGGTTCGGCGAGCTGGAGACGGCCTTCGCCCTCAACGCGGGGGTGGGGGTGCGGGCGATCCGGTCGATCGACGGGGTGGAGTTCGACCCCGGCCATCCCGTCCTGGACGTCCTGCGCGCGGAGTACGCGGCGACGGACGCCGAACCGCTGTGA
- a CDS encoding DUF402 domain-containing protein: protein MADLVSVNYTKYDGTLHWNLRMRRLGEDDHGVWLGLPGGTVTRKGYGPMVPVACAHVILLPREAWWTATFNAPPRDTEIYCDIATPPRWVSSHEVTMVDLDLDVIRKRDGRTLLDDEDEFAEHQVRYGYPADVIAEAEAAGRWLMDAVDGRAEPFGDACERWLGMVDGERP, encoded by the coding sequence ATGGCCGATCTCGTATCCGTGAACTACACCAAGTACGACGGCACTTTGCACTGGAACCTGCGGATGCGCAGGCTGGGCGAGGACGACCACGGCGTCTGGCTGGGGCTGCCCGGCGGGACGGTCACACGCAAGGGATACGGCCCGATGGTGCCGGTCGCCTGCGCGCATGTGATCCTCCTGCCGCGCGAGGCGTGGTGGACCGCGACGTTCAACGCCCCGCCCCGGGACACCGAGATCTACTGCGATATCGCCACGCCGCCGCGGTGGGTCTCCTCCCACGAGGTCACGATGGTGGACCTGGACCTCGATGTCATCCGCAAGCGGGACGGCAGGACCCTGCTGGACGACGAGGACGAGTTCGCCGAGCACCAGGTGCGGTACGGCTATCCGGCGGATGTCATCGCGGAGGCCGAGGCGGCGGGGCGGTGGCTGATGGACGCGGTCGACGGGCGCGCCGAGCCGTTCGGGGACGCCTGCGAGCGGTGGCTGGGCATGGTCGACGGCGAGCGGCCCTGA
- a CDS encoding MFS transporter: MKSSEPGRGWLLRLVIAFSFTQGAVSMARPAVSYRALALGADARAVGVIAGIYALLPLFAAVPLGRRTDHGRCAPLLPIGVALIATGCAFSGTAGSLPAMAAWSGVMGLGHLSFVIGAQSIVARQSAPDEQDRNFGHFTIGASLGQLIGPIAAGLVVSGHDGAMARTSAVALFVAAALAAFSFTSLWRIERRPAGTAATPAKEAPARKVSVRSILTTRGVASGMFISLAVLSATDILTAYLPVVGEQRGISPAVVGLLLSLRAAATVACRLAMTPMIRLMGRTVLMAVSCLGAALLCAGIALPVPAWALGVLLAGLGFCLGVGQPLSMTTVVQAAPEGARSTALALRLTGNRLGQVAAPASAGVLAGLAGTAAPFVMLGGLLLISAGIAVRPLRGRPAAEPGETRPAPGERRTEGTSASRGPGHPPR; the protein is encoded by the coding sequence GTGAAGAGTTCAGAGCCCGGTAGGGGCTGGTTGCTGCGCCTGGTCATCGCCTTCTCGTTCACCCAGGGGGCGGTGAGCATGGCGCGGCCCGCCGTCTCCTACCGGGCCCTCGCGCTCGGTGCCGACGCCCGCGCGGTCGGTGTGATCGCCGGCATCTACGCCCTGCTGCCGCTGTTCGCCGCCGTACCGCTGGGGCGGCGCACCGACCACGGGCGGTGCGCCCCGCTGCTGCCCATCGGGGTCGCCCTCATCGCCACCGGTTGCGCGTTCAGCGGTACGGCCGGATCGCTGCCCGCGATGGCCGCGTGGAGCGGGGTGATGGGGCTCGGCCATCTGTCGTTCGTCATCGGCGCCCAGTCCATCGTGGCCCGCCAGAGCGCCCCCGACGAACAGGACCGCAACTTCGGCCACTTCACCATCGGCGCCTCGCTCGGCCAGCTCATCGGGCCCATCGCGGCCGGTCTGGTGGTCTCCGGACACGACGGGGCGATGGCCCGCACCAGCGCCGTCGCGCTGTTCGTCGCCGCCGCCCTCGCCGCGTTCTCCTTCACCTCGCTGTGGCGCATCGAGCGCCGCCCGGCCGGTACGGCGGCCACGCCCGCCAAGGAGGCCCCCGCCCGGAAGGTGTCCGTACGGTCCATCCTGACCACCCGCGGAGTCGCCTCCGGCATGTTCATCAGCCTCGCCGTGCTCTCCGCCACCGACATCCTCACCGCCTATCTGCCGGTCGTCGGCGAACAGCGCGGTATCTCGCCCGCGGTCGTCGGGCTGCTGCTCAGCCTGCGCGCCGCCGCCACCGTGGCCTGCCGGCTCGCCATGACCCCGATGATCCGCCTGATGGGCCGCACCGTGCTGATGGCCGTGAGCTGTCTGGGCGCCGCGCTGCTGTGCGCGGGCATCGCCCTGCCGGTGCCCGCCTGGGCGCTCGGAGTGCTGCTGGCCGGGCTCGGCTTCTGCCTCGGCGTCGGCCAGCCGCTGTCGATGACGACCGTCGTCCAGGCCGCCCCGGAGGGGGCGCGCAGCACGGCCCTCGCGCTGCGGCTGACCGGCAACCGGCTAGGCCAGGTCGCCGCGCCCGCCTCCGCCGGTGTGCTCGCGGGGCTCGCGGGCACGGCCGCGCCCTTCGTCATGCTGGGCGGGCTGCTGCTGATATCGGCGGGCATAGCCGTCCGGCCGCTGCGCGGGCGCCCGGCCGCGGAGCCCGGTGAGACCCGGCCCGCGCCCGGGGAGCGGCGCACGGAAGGCACTTCGGCCTCGCGGGGCCCGGGGCACCCACCCCGGTGA
- a CDS encoding CitMHS family transporter, with translation MLTILGFVMIATFLVLIMMKKMSPMGALVLIPALFCVLVGKGAHLGDYVLKGVGELAPTAAMLMFAIIYFGVMIDVGLFDPIVRMILRFCKADPMRVVVGTAILAAIVSLDGDGSTTFMITVSAMVPLYRRLKMSVVVMTGVAAMANGVMNTLPWGGPTARAAAALKVDASDIFVPMIPALAAGLLFVIALSYGLGLRERKRLGVLTLDEVTAGDPEQVLVGAGSGGKGAKGGKAAPTGGGAGSGTDAQAQSPNGSGTSDASDADDDEFKGLDPNRATLRPKLYWFNAALTIALLALMVTETMPIPVLFLLAAAVALTVNFPQMNDQKARVAAHAENVVNVSGMVFAAAVFTGVLTGTGMVEHMARWLVDGVPEGMGPQMGIVTGVLSIPLTYFMSNDGFYFGIVPILAEAGAAHGVSTLEIARASLVGQALHMSSPLVPAVYVLVGMAKVEFGDHTRFTVKWAVLTSLVVLAAGVLFGII, from the coding sequence ATGCTGACCATCCTCGGCTTCGTCATGATCGCGACATTCCTTGTCCTGATCATGATGAAGAAGATGTCCCCGATGGGCGCCCTGGTGCTCATCCCCGCGCTGTTCTGTGTGCTTGTCGGGAAGGGGGCCCACCTCGGGGACTACGTCCTCAAGGGCGTCGGCGAGCTGGCACCCACGGCCGCCATGCTGATGTTCGCCATCATCTACTTCGGGGTGATGATCGACGTCGGCCTCTTCGACCCGATCGTCCGGATGATCCTGCGGTTCTGCAAGGCGGACCCGATGCGGGTGGTGGTCGGCACCGCGATCCTCGCGGCGATCGTCTCGCTCGACGGCGACGGCTCCACCACCTTCATGATCACCGTGTCGGCGATGGTGCCGCTCTACCGGCGGCTGAAGATGAGCGTGGTGGTGATGACCGGTGTCGCGGCCATGGCCAACGGCGTGATGAACACGCTGCCCTGGGGCGGCCCCACCGCCCGCGCCGCCGCCGCGCTCAAGGTCGACGCCAGCGACATCTTCGTGCCGATGATCCCGGCCCTCGCGGCCGGTCTGCTCTTCGTGATCGCCCTCTCCTACGGCCTCGGTCTGCGGGAGCGCAAGCGCCTCGGCGTGCTGACGCTGGACGAGGTCACCGCGGGCGACCCCGAGCAGGTGCTGGTCGGCGCGGGCTCCGGCGGCAAGGGGGCCAAGGGCGGCAAGGCCGCGCCGACCGGCGGCGGCGCGGGCTCCGGCACCGACGCGCAGGCCCAGTCCCCGAACGGCTCCGGCACCTCGGACGCCTCCGACGCGGACGACGACGAGTTCAAGGGCCTCGACCCGAACCGCGCCACCCTGCGCCCCAAGCTCTACTGGTTCAACGCGGCCCTCACCATCGCGCTGCTCGCCCTGATGGTGACGGAGACCATGCCGATCCCGGTCCTCTTCCTGCTCGCCGCGGCCGTCGCGCTCACCGTCAACTTCCCGCAGATGAACGACCAGAAGGCCCGGGTCGCGGCACACGCCGAGAACGTCGTCAACGTCTCCGGAATGGTCTTCGCCGCGGCCGTCTTCACCGGCGTCCTCACCGGCACCGGCATGGTCGAGCACATGGCCCGCTGGCTGGTCGACGGAGTCCCCGAGGGCATGGGCCCGCAGATGGGCATCGTCACCGGTGTGCTGTCCATCCCGCTCACCTACTTCATGTCCAACGACGGCTTCTACTTCGGCATCGTGCCGATCCTCGCCGAGGCCGGGGCCGCGCACGGGGTCTCCACGCTGGAGATAGCCCGCGCCTCGCTCGTCGGACAGGCCCTGCACATGTCGAGCCCGCTGGTCCCCGCGGTCTACGTGCTCGTCGGCATGGCCAAGGTCGAATTCGGCGACCATACCCGGTTCACCGTGAAATGGGCGGTGCTCACCTCCCTGGTGGTGCTCGCCGCCGGTGTTCTCTTCGGCATCATCTGA